A window from Sphingopyxis alaskensis RB2256 encodes these proteins:
- a CDS encoding DUF1153 domain-containing protein: MIENQKIRPAQVIGPLGEPLTLDSLPPPTTTRWVVRRKAEVVAAVNGGLLTVDEACERYGLTLEEFAGWQRSIDRSGMPGLRVTRIQHYRDLYERQQRF, encoded by the coding sequence ATGATCGAGAATCAGAAAATCCGGCCCGCACAGGTCATCGGCCCCCTGGGCGAACCGCTGACGCTGGACTCGCTGCCGCCGCCGACCACGACCCGCTGGGTCGTGCGCCGGAAGGCAGAGGTCGTCGCCGCGGTCAATGGCGGCCTTCTGACCGTCGACGAGGCGTGCGAACGCTATGGGCTGACGCTCGAGGAGTTCGCCGGCTGGCAACGGTCGATCGACCGCAGCGGCATGCCGGGGCTGCGCGTCACGCGCATCCAGCACTACCGCGATCTTTACGAGCGTCAGCAACGTTTTTGA
- a CDS encoding GNAT family N-acetyltransferase: MTGTDGQDAGRTKGAVPRRRIEDVEIHSRLNDGTAVCLRTITPDDAPLIRDGIARLSAESRYLRFFSPAPALPDAVIERLVDVDGHDHIAWGAICSSCPDRPAIGAVHAVRHRADGPVGEFSVAVLDAFHGQGLARMMTAALLVHCLAEGLVELDVHMLSENAAARRLVKALGASWAGETAGVAEYRLDVAAGLESLRADADAPGVRDVLAALDA; this comes from the coding sequence ATGACCGGGACGGACGGGCAGGACGCTGGGCGGACGAAAGGCGCGGTGCCGCGGCGCCGGATCGAGGATGTCGAAATCCACAGCCGGCTCAACGACGGCACCGCCGTCTGTCTGCGCACGATCACCCCCGACGACGCCCCGCTGATCCGCGACGGCATCGCCCGTCTTTCGGCTGAATCGCGCTATCTGCGTTTCTTCTCGCCGGCGCCTGCTCTGCCCGATGCGGTGATCGAGCGCCTCGTCGACGTCGACGGGCACGACCATATCGCCTGGGGCGCGATCTGCAGTTCATGCCCTGACCGCCCCGCGATCGGCGCGGTCCATGCTGTGCGTCACCGCGCCGACGGCCCGGTCGGCGAGTTTTCGGTGGCGGTGCTCGACGCGTTTCACGGCCAGGGGCTCGCCCGGATGATGACCGCGGCGCTGCTCGTCCATTGTCTGGCCGAGGGACTTGTCGAACTCGACGTTCACATGCTGTCCGAAAATGCCGCAGCGCGGCGGCTGGTCAAGGCGCTCGGCGCCAGCTGGGCGGGCGAAACGGCAGGCGTCGCCGAATATCGGCTCGACGTCGCGGCTGGATTGGAATCCTTGCGTGCCGATGCGGATGCGCCGGGCGTGCGCGACGTGCTGGCGGCGCTTGATGCCTAG